From a single Lewinella sp. LCG006 genomic region:
- a CDS encoding family 16 glycosylhydrolase, whose protein sequence is MHKLNLLLGLLFFVPLLGFSQTVEDDFEGNGTITNWTGDDCGMDNAFANPFQQGINPSSTVLQYQDGGGQYANIRFDINGTFDLAAKPSFALKIYVPSSSITGNQPNQVSLKLQDGDLAEPWSTQSEVIKPIVLDQWQEVIFNFASDPHQNLNEGSPHPVTRSDFNRVVLQVNGENNNDLVTAYIDDFIYGVDTGEGSIYNQLVWADEFDGNGPVDPTKWHHQTQLPNGFSWYNNELQHYTNRLDNSYVEDGFLHIVAKRENFTDQGHTKAYTSARLNSKFAFTYGRVEARAKLPFGLGTWPAIWMLGKNVTEPGGYWANTHGTTGWPACGEIDIMEHWGYNQNFVQSALHTPSSSGATQNYGGTLAEDVSNTFHVYALEWTPEEMRFSIDGAVYYTYAPSSLNSATWPFDADQYLLLNVAIQGEVAAGFTQSPMVLDYIRVYQEGTSTTSSTEELEQIEVFPNPVEGPLNITIPATLVGAQVKVYAANGQVLLQQFRQDTTSLTLDWSAYPAGAYVLVFELGGEQVTRKVMKM, encoded by the coding sequence GTGCATAAGTTAAACCTTCTACTAGGCCTTCTTTTTTTTGTTCCTCTACTTGGATTTTCGCAGACCGTCGAAGATGACTTTGAGGGCAATGGCACCATCACCAACTGGACGGGCGACGACTGTGGCATGGACAATGCCTTTGCTAATCCTTTTCAGCAAGGGATCAATCCCTCGTCGACGGTTTTACAGTACCAGGACGGTGGCGGACAGTATGCCAATATCCGTTTTGATATTAACGGGACTTTCGACCTGGCAGCAAAACCTTCTTTTGCCTTAAAAATCTACGTTCCTTCAAGTAGCATCACCGGTAACCAGCCCAACCAGGTATCGCTCAAGCTACAGGACGGCGATCTGGCGGAACCATGGTCGACCCAAAGTGAAGTTATCAAGCCCATCGTACTGGATCAATGGCAAGAGGTGATCTTTAATTTCGCCAGTGACCCCCACCAAAACCTCAACGAAGGTTCGCCGCACCCGGTTACACGCAGCGACTTCAACCGGGTGGTGCTTCAGGTAAATGGCGAGAACAACAATGATCTCGTTACGGCCTACATCGATGACTTTATTTACGGTGTTGATACCGGCGAAGGCTCCATCTACAACCAACTGGTCTGGGCCGATGAATTTGACGGCAATGGCCCCGTGGATCCCACCAAATGGCACCACCAGACCCAACTGCCTAATGGTTTCAGTTGGTACAACAACGAGCTACAACACTACACCAACCGCCTGGACAACTCCTATGTAGAGGATGGCTTCCTGCACATCGTAGCCAAGCGGGAAAACTTCACGGACCAGGGGCATACCAAAGCTTACACTTCGGCGCGGCTCAATTCCAAATTTGCTTTTACCTACGGGCGGGTAGAGGCCCGAGCAAAATTACCTTTCGGGTTGGGCACCTGGCCCGCCATTTGGATGCTGGGTAAAAATGTTACCGAACCCGGCGGCTACTGGGCCAACACCCACGGCACCACCGGCTGGCCTGCCTGCGGTGAAATTGACATCATGGAACACTGGGGTTACAACCAAAATTTTGTCCAAAGTGCCCTGCACACGCCTTCCTCTTCCGGTGCTACGCAAAATTACGGCGGCACCCTGGCAGAGGATGTTTCTAATACCTTCCACGTGTACGCCTTGGAATGGACCCCGGAAGAAATGCGCTTCAGCATTGACGGAGCGGTATACTACACCTATGCCCCCAGTAGCCTCAACTCGGCTACCTGGCCCTTTGATGCGGACCAGTACCTACTACTCAACGTAGCGATCCAGGGCGAAGTAGCGGCGGGCTTTACGCAAAGCCCCATGGTGCTTGATTACATCAGGGTATACCAGGAAGGTACCAGCACTACCTCGTCTACCGAAGAATTGGAGCAGATCGAGGTCTTCCCCAATCCGGTGGAAGGGCCGCTGAACATCACTATTCCTGCCACACTGGTGGGCGCACAAGTGAAGGTGTATGCCGCTAACGGGCAGGTGCTACTACAGCAATTCCGCCAGGATACGACCTCGCTGACGCTGGATTGGTCGGCCTACCCAGCAGGAGCCTATGTGCTGGTGTTTGAGCTGGGCGGTGAGCAGGTGACGCGTAAGGTGATGAAGATGTAG